The proteins below are encoded in one region of Pelagibacterium flavum:
- a CDS encoding ureidoglycolate lyase — protein MTKTILAAPLTKEAFAPFGQVLTTEGAHHYPINNGMTERFHDLANVEIGGENGRTLISIFRGKPYQLPLSLTLVERHPLGSQAFMPLHRRPFLVIVAPDRDGVPGTPLAFLTEPGVGINIGRNVWHGVLTTLEEEGDFLVVDRGGDGDNLQEHVFEVPFSVKLDQT, from the coding sequence ATGACGAAAACAATTCTGGCCGCGCCGCTGACCAAAGAGGCCTTCGCCCCGTTCGGGCAGGTGCTGACCACCGAGGGCGCGCATCACTATCCCATCAACAACGGGATGACCGAGCGCTTCCACGATCTCGCCAATGTCGAAATCGGTGGTGAGAACGGGCGCACGCTGATCTCGATCTTTCGCGGCAAGCCCTATCAGTTGCCCTTGTCCCTGACGCTGGTCGAACGCCATCCGCTGGGCTCGCAGGCCTTCATGCCGCTCCATCGGCGCCCCTTCCTGGTGATCGTCGCACCGGATCGCGATGGCGTCCCCGGTACGCCACTGGCTTTCCTGACCGAACCCGGCGTTGGGATCAATATCGGGCGCAATGTCTGGCACGGCGTCTTGACGACGCTTGAAGAGGAAGGCGACTTCCTTGTCGTCGATCGCGGCGGCGATGGCGACAATCTCCAAGAGCACGTCTTTGAGGTGCCCTTTAGCGTTAAGCTCGACCAAACGTAA
- a CDS encoding bifunctional allantoicase/(S)-ureidoglycine aminohydrolase produces MTDHPYASAPGGHPPQTQILSDRAVFTDAYAVIPKGVMRDIVTSYLPHWDKTRLWVISRPLSGFAETFSQYIMEVAPGGGSDRPEPDPQAQAVLFVTAGEISLSLVGTTYTLAPGGYAYIPPATEWTLRSTGAEPARFHWIRKAYEKVEGLDTPPAFVSSDQEIDPTSMPGTEGQWATTRFVEPTDLRHDMHVNIVTLQPGAVIPFAETHVMEHGLYVLEGKAVYRLNQDWVEVEAGDYMWLRAFCPQACYAGGPGPFRYLLYKDVNRHMKLGRP; encoded by the coding sequence ATGACCGATCACCCCTATGCTTCCGCCCCTGGCGGGCACCCGCCCCAGACCCAGATTCTCAGCGACCGCGCGGTGTTTACCGATGCCTATGCGGTGATCCCCAAGGGCGTGATGCGCGATATCGTGACGAGTTATCTTCCCCACTGGGACAAGACGCGGCTATGGGTGATCTCGCGCCCGCTTTCGGGCTTTGCCGAGACGTTTTCCCAATACATCATGGAAGTCGCGCCGGGTGGCGGCAGCGACAGGCCCGAGCCCGACCCGCAGGCCCAGGCCGTGTTGTTTGTTACCGCCGGTGAAATTTCGCTCTCGCTGGTCGGAACCACCTACACATTGGCGCCGGGCGGTTATGCCTATATCCCGCCCGCAACCGAATGGACCCTGCGCAGCACCGGCGCTGAACCTGCCCGTTTTCACTGGATCCGCAAGGCATACGAAAAGGTCGAAGGGCTCGACACCCCGCCCGCCTTCGTCTCCTCCGATCAGGAAATCGACCCCACCTCCATGCCCGGAACCGAGGGCCAATGGGCAACGACGCGCTTTGTCGAGCCCACCGATCTGCGCCACGACATGCACGTCAATATCGTCACCCTGCAGCCCGGCGCGGTCATCCCCTTTGCCGAAACCCATGTCATGGAGCACGGGCTTTACGTGCTCGAGGGCAAGGCGGTCTATCGGCTCAATCAGGACTGGGTGGAAGTGGAAGCCGGCGATTACATGTGGCTGCGCGCCTTTTGCCCGCAGGCCTGTTACGCAGGCGGTCCCGGCCCGTTCCGCTACCTGCTTTACAAGGACGTCAACCGACACATGAAGCTGGGCCGCCCATGA
- a CDS encoding ArsR/SmtB family transcription factor has translation MSSDDDSDTIFKALADRKRRAILDALKDEPKTTGQLVALFPQIDRCTVMQHMKVLETAGLIVARKEGRERWNHLNALPIKSIHDRWIGDYARNAVGLMSRLETELKA, from the coding sequence ATGTCAAGCGACGATGATTCGGACACTATTTTCAAAGCCCTTGCCGACCGGAAGCGCCGGGCGATCCTCGATGCCTTAAAGGACGAACCGAAAACCACCGGCCAGTTGGTTGCACTGTTTCCCCAGATCGACCGCTGCACGGTGATGCAGCACATGAAGGTGCTCGAAACCGCCGGACTAATCGTGGCGCGTAAGGAAGGTCGCGAGCGCTGGAACCATCTCAACGCCCTGCCCATAAAATCCATCCACGACCGCTGGATCGGCGACTATGCCCGAAACGCTGTCGGGCTGATGTCGCGGCTGGAGACCGAACTGAAGGCATGA
- a CDS encoding SRPBCC family protein, whose translation MEFKFTVSGRISKPVHEVFEAVADPKKLSGYFTTGGAQGRLETGATVTWDFHDFPGAFPVNVVEVVPDEKIVLTWEAAPEGDGSGNYDTTVTMVFEPLDDNTRTLVSITEQGWKQTETGLKSSYNNCEGWTGMLAAMKAYVEHGINLRDGFYK comes from the coding sequence ATGGAGTTCAAATTCACGGTATCGGGCCGGATTTCAAAGCCGGTCCATGAGGTATTCGAGGCGGTGGCCGATCCGAAAAAGCTCTCTGGCTATTTCACCACCGGCGGAGCCCAGGGACGTCTCGAAACCGGCGCCACGGTCACCTGGGATTTCCACGATTTCCCCGGCGCGTTTCCGGTCAATGTTGTGGAGGTGGTGCCCGACGAAAAGATCGTTCTCACCTGGGAAGCGGCGCCCGAAGGCGACGGGAGTGGCAATTACGACACCACCGTGACCATGGTTTTCGAGCCGCTGGACGACAACACACGCACGCTCGTCTCGATCACCGAGCAGGGATGGAAGCAGACCGAGACGGGGCTGAAATCGTCGTATAACAATTGCGAAGGCTGGACCGGCATGCTCGCGGCCATGAAGGCCTATGTCGAGCATGGCATCAATCTGCGCGATGGCTTTTACAAATAG
- a CDS encoding SRPBCC family protein gives MPNVIAKTEHHFPSLSAGEVYAAWLDPAAVRAWMQRNLERTGRSARITEITIDPRVGGKYRFSDIDDEGQENPAWGYYRELMPGRRIVFTWFVEPAEEAEDNSTVTLELRPDGEGCVAIMAHEMDAQWADYIEPTAKAWKGMLESIEEST, from the coding sequence ATGCCCAATGTTATCGCGAAAACCGAGCATCACTTTCCCAGTCTTTCAGCTGGCGAAGTCTATGCGGCATGGCTCGATCCGGCCGCAGTGCGGGCCTGGATGCAGCGCAACCTCGAGCGCACGGGACGTTCGGCGCGCATCACTGAAATCACGATCGATCCCAGGGTCGGTGGCAAATACCGGTTCTCCGACATCGACGATGAGGGGCAGGAGAACCCCGCCTGGGGTTATTATCGCGAGCTGATGCCAGGTCGCCGAATTGTCTTTACCTGGTTTGTCGAACCTGCCGAAGAGGCTGAAGACAATTCAACGGTGACCCTGGAACTCCGCCCGGACGGGGAGGGATGCGTGGCGATCATGGCCCATGAAATGGACGCGCAATGGGCCGACTATATCGAACCGACCGCCAAGGCTTGGAAGGGCATGCTTGAATCGATCGAGGAGAGCACCTAG